One region of Rhodophyticola sp. CCM32 genomic DNA includes:
- a CDS encoding ribonuclease HII, whose protein sequence is MGDGPDYSHEAALGGVIAGVDEVGRGPLAGPVTAAAVVLDATRIPDGLNDSKKLSAPRREVLFGRLHDLADVSLGWASIEEIEALNIRGASLLAMRRAVEGLARSPDHALIDGNAVPPGLACPATALVKGDARSVSIAAASIVAKVARDRVMVALAQQHPGYGWERNAGYGTAEHLAALKTLGVTPAHRRSFRPVHNILYQEKSVTR, encoded by the coding sequence ATGGGTGATGGACCGGATTACAGTCATGAGGCAGCCCTTGGCGGGGTGATCGCCGGGGTTGATGAGGTGGGGCGCGGCCCGCTGGCAGGGCCGGTGACGGCGGCGGCGGTGGTGCTGGATGCCACGCGCATCCCTGACGGGCTGAACGATTCCAAGAAACTGTCTGCGCCCCGGCGGGAGGTCTTGTTCGGCAGGCTGCATGATCTGGCCGATGTGTCGCTTGGCTGGGCAAGTATCGAAGAGATCGAGGCGTTGAACATACGCGGTGCATCATTACTGGCGATGCGCCGCGCGGTGGAGGGGCTGGCGCGGTCGCCGGACCATGCCCTGATTGACGGAAATGCCGTGCCGCCGGGCCTGGCCTGCCCGGCCACGGCTTTGGTGAAGGGGGATGCGCGATCAGTCTCGATCGCGGCGGCGTCAATTGTGGCGAAAGTGGCGCGGGATCGTGTGATGGTGGCGCTGGCGCAACAGCATCCGGGCTATGGGTGGGAACGCAATGCCGGCTATGGCACGGCTGAGCATCTGGCTGCTTTGAAAACCCTTGGTGTAACCCCTGCTCATAGACGTTCTTTCAGGCCCGTCCACAATATCTTGTATCAAGAGAAATCAGTAACCCGCTGA
- a CDS encoding site-specific DNA-methyltransferase, with translation MTTKTKPTEAKALPLNTILSGDCIERMNSLPEASVDLIFADPPYNLQLKGDLHRPNNSRVDAVDDAWDQFDSFAVYDAFTRAWLKAAQRLLKPHGAIWVIGSYHNIFRVGAALQDQGYWILNDVVWRKSNPMPNFRGKRLTNAHETMIWASKSEAAKYTFNYEALKALNEGIQMRSDWVLPICNGGERLKDEKGDKAHPTQKPEALLHRVLVASTNPGDVVLDPFFGTGTTGAVAKKLGRDFIGIEREAKYRKIAEARISKTRKFDRASLEVSQSKRAEPRVPFGQVVERGLLNPGEELTSLNGRHSARIRADGTLVALDTKGSIHQVGARLEGAPSCNGWTYWHFRREGKTVPIDILRQQIRAEMQG, from the coding sequence ATGACCACAAAGACCAAACCCACGGAGGCGAAAGCGCTTCCGCTGAATACAATTCTGTCCGGCGACTGCATCGAGAGGATGAACAGTCTGCCCGAGGCGTCAGTTGATCTGATCTTTGCGGACCCGCCCTATAACCTTCAGCTCAAGGGTGATCTGCACCGGCCCAATAACAGCCGGGTGGATGCGGTGGATGATGCCTGGGACCAGTTCGACAGTTTCGCGGTTTACGACGCATTCACCCGCGCCTGGCTGAAAGCGGCGCAGCGGTTGCTGAAACCCCATGGGGCGATCTGGGTCATCGGCAGTTATCACAATATCTTCCGGGTCGGCGCCGCGCTTCAGGATCAGGGGTATTGGATTCTGAACGATGTGGTGTGGCGCAAATCGAACCCGATGCCGAATTTCCGGGGCAAACGCCTGACCAATGCCCATGAAACGATGATCTGGGCCAGCAAATCCGAAGCGGCGAAATACACCTTCAATTACGAGGCGCTGAAGGCGCTGAACGAGGGTATCCAGATGCGCAGCGACTGGGTGCTGCCGATCTGCAATGGTGGCGAACGTCTGAAGGATGAAAAGGGCGACAAGGCCCATCCGACGCAAAAGCCCGAGGCACTGCTGCACCGGGTGCTGGTGGCCTCGACCAATCCCGGCGATGTGGTGCTGGACCCGTTCTTCGGCACCGGCACAACCGGGGCTGTGGCCAAGAAACTGGGCCGCGATTTCATCGGGATCGAACGCGAAGCGAAATATCGCAAGATTGCCGAGGCGCGGATTTCCAAAACGCGGAAGTTCGATCGCGCGTCTTTGGAGGTGAGCCAAAGCAAACGGGCCGAGCCGCGCGTGCCCTTCGGCCAGGTGGTGGAGCGTGGGCTTCTCAACCCCGGTGAGGAACTGACCAGCCTGAATGGCCGGCATAGTGCCCGCATCCGGGCCGATGGCACGCTGGTGGCGCTGGATACCAAAGGGTCAATCCATCAGGTGGGCGCAAGGCTGGAAGGCGCGCCAAGCTGCAATGGCTGGACCTATTGGCATTTCCGGCGCGAGGGCAAGACCGTGCCGATCGACATCCTGCGCCAGCAGATCCGCGCCGAGATGCAAGGCTGA
- the mutY gene encoding A/G-specific adenine glycosylase yields the protein MRDEDKNTALLDWYDIHARNLPWREPPGAAIQPDPYRVWLSEVMLQQTTVAAVKSYFERFTMLWPGVTDLAAAEDAHVMGEWAGLGYYARARNLLKCARVVAHDLNGRFPDSEEALLLLPGIGPYTAAAIASIAFDRPATVMDGNVERVMARLFAVETPLPAAKPKLKALAGRLTPRVRPGDYAQAVMDLGATICTPRNPACGLCPLRDPCQARAQGIAADLPKKTPRKPKPTRQGIVYLARRDDGAWLLETRPDKGLLGGMLGWPGSDWAETAPQETPPMEARWHDPGAEVRHTFTHFHLRLSLRLAHVPQDARPERGQFLPLARFRPSDLPTVMRKAFDFASKVAMLD from the coding sequence TTGCGTGATGAAGACAAAAATACAGCATTGCTGGACTGGTATGACATCCATGCCCGCAATCTTCCCTGGCGCGAGCCGCCCGGCGCGGCCATACAACCAGACCCGTATCGCGTCTGGCTGTCTGAAGTCATGTTGCAGCAAACCACCGTTGCGGCGGTGAAATCCTATTTTGAGCGGTTCACCATGCTCTGGCCCGGTGTCACCGATCTTGCCGCCGCCGAAGACGCCCATGTCATGGGGGAATGGGCCGGTCTTGGCTATTATGCCCGCGCCCGCAACCTGCTGAAATGCGCACGTGTGGTGGCCCATGATCTGAATGGCCGGTTTCCCGACAGTGAAGAGGCGCTGTTGCTCCTGCCCGGCATCGGCCCCTATACCGCCGCCGCCATCGCGTCGATTGCCTTTGACCGCCCGGCCACGGTGATGGATGGCAATGTGGAACGGGTCATGGCCCGCCTGTTCGCGGTTGAAACCCCGCTGCCGGCGGCCAAACCAAAGCTGAAAGCGCTGGCTGGCAGGCTGACCCCACGGGTCCGGCCCGGCGATTATGCCCAGGCGGTCATGGATCTTGGCGCCACGATCTGCACCCCGCGCAACCCTGCCTGCGGCCTCTGCCCGCTGCGCGACCCGTGTCAGGCCCGCGCACAAGGCATCGCCGCTGATCTGCCGAAGAAAACCCCCAGAAAACCCAAACCCACCCGTCAAGGCATTGTCTATCTCGCCCGGCGCGATGATGGTGCCTGGCTGCTGGAAACCCGCCCCGACAAGGGGCTTCTGGGGGGCATGCTGGGCTGGCCCGGCAGTGACTGGGCCGAAACCGCACCACAGGAAACACCGCCGATGGAGGCCCGATGGCACGACCCCGGCGCCGAGGTGCGCCATACCTTCACCCATTTCCACCTGCGCCTGTCGCTGAGGCTGGCCCATGTGCCGCAAGACGCCCGGCCCGAACGCGGCCAGTTCCTGCCCCTTGCGCGCTTTCGGCCCTCGGACCTGCCGACAGTGATGCGCAAAGCCTTTGACTTTGCGTCGAAAGTGGCCATGCTCGATTGA
- a CDS encoding DUF721 domain-containing protein, protein MSSTPPNSRPRRGRGFQPASRLIAAQLRGPFEKRGFSETKLLTHWAGIVGDEIAQIAQPVKIRYGRRDGLGGTLVLLTTGAHAPVLEMQKEQIRDRVNACYGYRAVTRVQITQTAPTGFAEGRVAFAARPKAAARPSPEIDAAAEAATEAVDSPELKAALTRLARNILQHSKS, encoded by the coding sequence ATGTCTTCCACTCCGCCCAATTCCCGGCCCCGCCGGGGCCGTGGTTTTCAGCCCGCAAGCCGGCTGATTGCCGCGCAATTGCGCGGACCGTTCGAAAAGCGCGGATTTTCCGAGACCAAGCTGTTGACCCATTGGGCCGGGATTGTGGGCGACGAGATCGCGCAGATCGCCCAGCCTGTGAAAATCCGCTATGGCAGGCGCGATGGGTTGGGGGGCACTTTGGTTCTGTTGACAACGGGGGCCCATGCCCCGGTGCTGGAGATGCAGAAAGAGCAGATCAGGGACCGGGTGAATGCCTGTTACGGCTATCGCGCCGTGACCCGGGTGCAGATCACCCAGACCGCGCCCACGGGATTTGCCGAGGGCCGGGTGGCATTCGCGGCCAGACCGAAAGCCGCAGCCCGGCCATCGCCTGAGATTGACGCCGCTGCCGAGGCCGCGACTGAAGCAGTGGACAGCCCGGAACTGAAAGCGGCGCTGACCCGGCTGGCGCGGAATATTTTGCAACATTCGAAATCTTGA
- a CDS encoding DsbA family protein: MKRRTILTGIGAAGLAVGGTALVAPWQARQAPLLPPIGAAGAQATEAPEVVEMVLGDADAPVTVIEYASFTCHHCASFHQTVLPLIKENYIDTGKVRFIYREVYFDRFGLWAGMMARCAGEDRYFAVVDRLYETQRDWVQGEPATVAENLRRIGRSVGLGEAELEACLSDGDMAQALINWYEGNQAEDNISGTPSFIINGELHSNMNYPDFAEILDAQVAAAE; encoded by the coding sequence ATGAAGCGCAGGACCATTTTGACCGGCATTGGGGCCGCAGGCCTTGCCGTTGGCGGTACGGCTTTGGTTGCGCCCTGGCAGGCCCGGCAGGCCCCGCTTTTGCCACCGATAGGTGCGGCGGGCGCGCAGGCGACCGAAGCGCCGGAAGTGGTGGAAATGGTGCTGGGCGATGCGGATGCGCCGGTGACGGTGATCGAATATGCCTCTTTCACCTGCCACCATTGTGCGTCTTTCCACCAGACGGTTCTGCCCCTGATCAAGGAAAACTATATCGACACCGGCAAGGTGCGCTTCATCTATCGCGAGGTCTATTTCGACCGGTTCGGCCTTTGGGCCGGAATGATGGCGCGTTGCGCCGGTGAAGACCGGTATTTCGCCGTGGTTGACCGGCTTTATGAAACGCAGCGTGACTGGGTGCAGGGCGAACCGGCCACAGTGGCCGAAAACCTGCGCCGGATCGGGCGTTCCGTCGGTCTGGGCGAGGCCGAGCTGGAGGCCTGCCTGAGCGATGGCGATATGGCCCAGGCCCTGATCAACTGGTATGAAGGCAATCAGGCCGAAGACAATATTTCCGGCACGCCCAGCTTCATCATCAACGGGGAGCTGCACAGCAATATGAACTATCCTGATTTTGCCGAGATACTGGATGCGCAGGTGGCCGCTGCTGAATAA
- the lpxK gene encoding tetraacyldisaccharide 4'-kinase, which translates to MQAPGFWHQPPGLRAALLSPLAALYAAATARRLRTGPRDTVGVPVICVGNLNAGGTGKTPTVIALAECLKARDRNPHVVSTGYGGALDGPVQVSETGHHAGQTGDEPLLLAAFLPTWVAKDRRAGARAAVNAGADLILLDDGFQNPTLAHDLSLIVVDAAHGFGNGKVIPAGPLREPVATGFARADLLLSIGPEEAQTGFADTWGQAVTLPHLTARLVPLPTGLPLTGLPVLAFAGIGHPEKFFATLRAMGADLVRVEALSDHQPLTETLMTRLQKEAKRLGAQLVTTEKDAVRLPKGFRQAVMTVPVRLEFDNAAALDAALDRVLGIQV; encoded by the coding sequence ATGCAGGCCCCGGGTTTCTGGCACCAGCCGCCCGGGCTGCGCGCGGCGCTTCTGTCTCCCCTCGCGGCGCTTTATGCTGCCGCCACCGCGCGGCGGCTGCGCACCGGCCCGCGCGATACTGTGGGTGTGCCCGTGATCTGCGTCGGCAATCTGAATGCGGGTGGCACCGGGAAAACCCCGACAGTGATCGCTTTGGCTGAGTGCCTCAAAGCCAGAGACCGCAACCCTCATGTGGTCAGCACAGGCTATGGCGGCGCGTTGGACGGCCCTGTTCAGGTCTCGGAAACCGGCCACCATGCAGGCCAGACCGGGGATGAACCCCTGTTGCTGGCCGCCTTCCTGCCCACCTGGGTCGCCAAGGACCGCAGGGCCGGGGCGCGCGCCGCAGTCAATGCCGGGGCTGATCTGATCCTGCTGGATGACGGGTTTCAGAACCCCACGCTTGCCCATGACCTTTCACTGATCGTTGTTGATGCCGCCCACGGGTTCGGCAATGGCAAGGTCATCCCCGCGGGCCCCCTGCGTGAACCCGTCGCCACCGGGTTTGCCCGCGCCGATCTGCTTCTGTCGATTGGCCCGGAAGAGGCGCAAACAGGGTTTGCCGACACCTGGGGGCAGGCCGTGACCCTGCCACATCTGACGGCCAGACTTGTCCCACTTCCCACCGGCCTGCCCCTGACCGGCCTGCCGGTTCTGGCCTTTGCCGGTATCGGCCATCCTGAAAAGTTCTTTGCCACGCTCCGCGCGATGGGGGCCGATCTTGTCCGCGTCGAAGCGCTTTCAGACCATCAGCCGCTGACAGAGACCCTGATGACACGCCTGCAGAAAGAGGCGAAACGCCTTGGCGCACAATTGGTCACCACGGAGAAAGACGCCGTCCGCCTGCCCAAAGGTTTCCGTCAGGCTGTGATGACGGTTCCCGTGCGGCTGGAGTTTGACAATGCCGCAGCTCTCGACGCGGCATTGGATCGGGTCCTGGGGATACAGGTTTGA
- a CDS encoding 3-deoxy-D-manno-octulosonic acid transferase, with translation MGTSLALAGYLFFAARAEAFAERKLAQRLKIDKEDEARLDERRGFASRARPDTPLIWFHAASVGESLALLELIRRLIEERPEISVLVTTGTVTSAKVMDSRLPEGAFHQYAPLDALPFVRRFLDFWKPDLAVWTESELWPALITETHTRAIPMLLINARMSKASHDKWRFLRGMARSLLDRFDFAHVQDVTTANYLRNLGLPGQRLEIAGTLKEGAAALPYEEAERERIAARLSGRPVWLAASTHEGEEKKVLEAHNLALRGNPRLLLILVPRHPERGDALADLLQRGDWSYMRRTADELPDADTQVYLADTMGELGLWYRIAPISFVGGSLEPIGGHNPFEPAALGSAILHGPYVTNFVDIYQRLTESRAARLVSAPDSLAVAVNDLMNPDYAAAMANAAWEVSSSGAGVTDMAVDLLLSTLDDAPSRRLPGPT, from the coding sequence TTGGGTACATCCCTCGCCCTTGCCGGATATCTGTTTTTCGCAGCCCGCGCCGAAGCCTTTGCCGAACGCAAACTGGCGCAACGCCTGAAAATCGACAAGGAAGATGAGGCCCGGCTGGATGAACGTCGCGGTTTCGCGTCACGGGCGCGTCCCGATACGCCCCTGATCTGGTTTCACGCCGCCAGTGTGGGTGAATCTCTGGCGCTGCTGGAGCTGATCCGCCGCCTGATAGAAGAGCGGCCCGAGATCTCGGTGCTGGTCACCACCGGCACCGTCACCTCGGCCAAAGTGATGGACAGCCGCCTGCCCGAAGGCGCATTTCACCAATACGCGCCGCTGGATGCGCTGCCCTTTGTCCGCCGTTTCCTTGATTTCTGGAAACCCGATCTTGCGGTCTGGACCGAAAGCGAGCTTTGGCCCGCCCTGATCACCGAAACCCATACCCGCGCCATTCCGATGCTGCTGATCAACGCGCGGATGTCCAAGGCCAGTCATGACAAATGGCGGTTTCTGCGCGGCATGGCCCGCAGCCTGCTGGACCGGTTCGATTTCGCCCATGTTCAGGATGTCACCACCGCCAATTATCTGCGCAATCTGGGCCTGCCGGGCCAACGCCTTGAGATCGCGGGCACCCTGAAGGAAGGCGCCGCCGCCCTGCCCTATGAAGAGGCTGAGCGGGAACGCATCGCCGCGCGCCTGTCGGGGCGCCCGGTCTGGCTTGCGGCCTCCACCCATGAGGGTGAAGAGAAAAAGGTGCTTGAGGCCCACAATCTTGCCCTGCGCGGCAACCCCCGCCTGTTGCTGATCCTTGTGCCGCGCCACCCCGAACGGGGCGATGCGCTGGCCGATCTGCTTCAGCGGGGCGATTGGAGCTATATGCGCCGCACGGCGGATGAACTGCCCGATGCGGATACCCAGGTTTATCTGGCCGACACGATGGGGGAACTGGGCCTGTGGTATCGCATTGCCCCGATCAGTTTTGTCGGCGGGTCACTGGAACCGATCGGCGGGCATAACCCGTTTGAACCCGCCGCTTTGGGGTCTGCCATTCTGCACGGGCCCTATGTCACCAATTTCGTCGATATCTATCAACGGCTGACCGAATCCCGGGCGGCCCGTCTGGTATCCGCTCCTGACAGTCTGGCCGTGGCCGTCAATGACCTGATGAACCCCGATTACGCCGCCGCCATGGCCAATGCCGCCTGGGAGGTCTCTTCCTCCGGCGCGGGTGTCACGGATATGGCCGTGGACCTGCTGCTCAGCACCCTTGATGACGCCCCGTCCCGCAGACTGCCGGGACCCACCTGA
- a CDS encoding DUF4170 domain-containing protein — MTQRLHLVFGGELKDPTKNEFKDADDIHMVGMFPDYASAYAAWKSEAQRTVDDAHMRYFIAHIHRLRDEETEASPTEELG; from the coding sequence ATGACCCAACGCTTGCATCTTGTCTTCGGTGGAGAGTTGAAAGACCCCACCAAAAACGAATTCAAAGATGCCGATGACATCCATATGGTCGGCATGTTCCCTGATTATGCCAGCGCCTATGCTGCATGGAAATCTGAGGCACAGCGCACGGTGGATGACGCGCATATGCGCTATTTCATTGCCCATATTCACCGCCTTCGGGACGAAGAAACCGAAGCGTCCCCCACCGAAGAACTGGGATAA
- a CDS encoding 3'(2'),5'-bisphosphate nucleotidase CysQ translates to MPGPESDLTLLITAAEDAGRIAAKHWKSDPKVWDKPDGEGPVTAADLEVDEMLRTTLSAARPDYGWLSEETPDTATRLSRRRTFIVDPIDGTRAFIDGSRNFAHSLAISDQGQITAAVVYLPVKEQLFAAALGQGATLNGTPLEASAREKEHQAAILTTKVNLAPARWPGGVPPVEPHFRSSLAYRLALVGQGRFDGMITLRDSWEWDIAAGALIAAEAGAAVSTRTGAALHFNNPLPQLPGILAAAPRLHHKLLARLTLTA, encoded by the coding sequence TTGCCGGGGCCTGAAAGCGACCTGACCCTGCTGATCACCGCCGCCGAAGACGCCGGCAGGATCGCCGCGAAACACTGGAAATCAGACCCGAAGGTCTGGGACAAACCGGATGGCGAGGGCCCGGTCACAGCTGCCGATCTGGAAGTTGATGAGATGTTGCGGACCACGCTGAGTGCCGCGCGCCCGGATTATGGCTGGCTATCGGAGGAAACGCCCGACACGGCCACCCGCCTGTCCCGGCGCAGAACCTTCATTGTCGATCCGATTGACGGCACCCGCGCCTTTATCGACGGATCGCGCAATTTCGCCCATTCCCTCGCGATCTCGGATCAGGGGCAGATCACCGCCGCCGTTGTCTACCTGCCGGTCAAGGAGCAGCTTTTCGCCGCCGCCCTTGGTCAGGGTGCAACCCTGAATGGAACCCCGCTTGAAGCCTCTGCCCGTGAAAAGGAACATCAGGCCGCCATCCTGACCACCAAAGTCAATCTTGCGCCCGCGCGCTGGCCCGGCGGGGTGCCCCCGGTTGAACCGCATTTCCGCTCATCACTGGCCTATCGTCTTGCGCTGGTCGGTCAGGGCCGGTTTGACGGGATGATCACGCTTCGCGACAGCTGGGAATGGGACATCGCCGCCGGGGCTTTGATCGCCGCCGAAGCCGGTGCTGCGGTCAGCACCCGAACGGGTGCGGCGCTTCACTTCAACAACCCTCTGCCGCAATTGCCCGGCATTCTGGCCGCTGCCCCCAGGCTGCACCACAAATTACTTGCACGGCTCACCCTCACAGCTTGA
- a CDS encoding DUF2125 domain-containing protein, which translates to MAVIAASPAFADVDAQELWAEWQAQTAFSGQTLTADSVTETATGLVITGLTSTSVQGETTSTGQIDQVTLTENDDGTLSVGLSEVYRITSNTQVQNAPPVSVVMDMRHEGLTITVSGDPGARQYDYSADALSVTTDQISIAGDTGGDLDISATVNDLLVQYNITGDTPETTSFTSTGGFSSATGTVDASSSGGTPGSFKMSFNMGATTSSGSGTLSSMAAMSQISSGAALPEDFNLEGQADYERLSYEVTFEEPETSFHMTFANEGGNMAVAFAEGGLTYDLSAQNVDATVQTSEFPLPIEVSAASTGFLLTLPLMPQPDPSDMALRLDYQELEVNDALWAMIDPGAAIPRDPASLIVDITGKVQMFVNLMAGDPAALQGPPGELREVTLNELQLSLAGASLEGEGDLDFAAGQVIPMPVGTIDLRAAGLSALLERLTTAGLLPEEQAAMARGVSGMFARPGPSPDTLETTIEFLPGGGITANGIPLQ; encoded by the coding sequence GTGGCAGTTATTGCCGCATCCCCGGCATTTGCCGATGTCGATGCCCAGGAGCTTTGGGCCGAATGGCAGGCACAAACCGCCTTTTCCGGCCAGACCCTGACCGCCGATTCGGTCACGGAAACCGCCACCGGGCTGGTGATCACCGGCCTGACCTCCACAAGTGTGCAGGGGGAAACGACCTCCACCGGTCAGATCGATCAGGTCACCCTGACCGAAAATGACGATGGCACGTTGAGTGTGGGCCTGTCCGAAGTCTACCGGATCACCTCAAATACGCAGGTTCAAAACGCCCCGCCGGTCAGCGTGGTGATGGATATGCGCCATGAGGGCCTGACCATCACCGTCTCGGGCGACCCGGGCGCGCGCCAGTATGATTACAGCGCCGATGCCCTGTCGGTTACAACTGATCAGATCAGTATTGCGGGTGACACCGGTGGAGATTTGGATATCTCCGCCACAGTCAATGATCTGCTGGTGCAGTATAACATCACCGGCGACACGCCCGAAACAACCAGCTTCACCTCAACCGGGGGCTTTTCAAGTGCGACCGGCACCGTAGATGCCTCTTCCTCCGGGGGAACACCGGGCAGCTTCAAAATGAGCTTCAATATGGGGGCCACAACCTCATCGGGGTCCGGCACGCTGTCCTCGATGGCGGCAATGTCGCAAATCTCGTCCGGCGCTGCCCTGCCCGAGGATTTCAACCTTGAAGGCCAGGCAGATTATGAACGGTTGAGCTATGAGGTCACGTTTGAGGAACCCGAAACCAGCTTCCATATGACCTTCGCCAATGAAGGCGGCAACATGGCCGTGGCCTTTGCAGAGGGCGGGCTGACCTATGATCTGTCGGCGCAAAATGTCGATGCAACCGTGCAGACATCGGAATTTCCGCTGCCGATCGAGGTCAGCGCTGCCTCAACCGGCTTCCTTCTGACCCTGCCGCTGATGCCACAGCCTGACCCCTCTGATATGGCGCTTCGCCTCGATTATCAGGAGCTTGAGGTGAATGACGCGCTATGGGCCATGATTGACCCCGGTGCGGCGATCCCGCGCGATCCGGCATCGCTGATCGTGGATATCACCGGCAAGGTGCAGATGTTCGTCAATCTGATGGCAGGTGATCCTGCCGCCTTGCAGGGCCCTCCGGGAGAGTTGCGCGAGGTCACGCTGAATGAATTGCAACTGTCCCTCGCCGGTGCCTCTCTGGAAGGGGAGGGTGATCTGGATTTCGCAGCGGGTCAGGTCATTCCGATGCCCGTCGGCACCATTGATCTGCGTGCCGCAGGGCTGAGCGCGCTTCTCGAACGGCTGACAACCGCCGGGCTTCTGCCGGAGGAACAGGCTGCCATGGCGCGCGGTGTCTCGGGCATGTTTGCCCGGCCCGGTCCTAGCCCGGACACGCTGGAAACCACCATCGAGTTCCTGCCCGGCGGCGGGATCACCGCCAACGGCATACCACTGCAATAA
- a CDS encoding SDR family oxidoreductase, giving the protein MKDMRGKTVMITGASRGIGAAAARAFADEGANVVLLARSRESITDLAGEIGDQALAVPCDVSRYWEVEAAVTAAVETFGGLDVLINNAGVIEPISHLAEADPEAWGHVIDINLKGVFHGMRAAMPGMVDRGGGTIITISSGAAHNALEGWSHYCSSKAGAAMLTMCLHKEGADKGIRAMGLSPGTVATEMQHEIKASGLNPVSKLDWSDHIPADWPAKALVWMCSAEADEYLGEEISLRDKGIRARLGLSA; this is encoded by the coding sequence ATGAAAGATATGCGCGGGAAAACGGTCATGATTACAGGGGCCAGCCGGGGGATCGGCGCCGCAGCGGCGCGCGCCTTCGCCGATGAAGGTGCCAATGTGGTGCTTTTGGCCCGGTCGCGGGAAAGCATCACGGATCTGGCAGGCGAGATCGGAGATCAGGCCCTGGCGGTGCCCTGCGATGTCAGCCGCTACTGGGAGGTGGAGGCCGCCGTGACTGCTGCCGTAGAGACCTTTGGCGGGCTGGATGTGCTGATCAACAATGCCGGTGTGATCGAACCGATCTCTCACTTGGCAGAGGCCGACCCCGAGGCCTGGGGCCATGTGATCGACATCAATCTGAAAGGTGTTTTCCATGGCATGCGCGCGGCGATGCCGGGCATGGTGGACCGTGGCGGCGGCACGATTATCACCATCAGTTCCGGCGCGGCCCATAACGCCCTGGAAGGGTGGAGCCATTATTGCAGCTCAAAAGCCGGGGCGGCGATGCTGACCATGTGCCTGCATAAGGAAGGCGCTGATAAGGGGATTCGCGCCATGGGCCTGTCGCCGGGCACGGTGGCCACCGAAATGCAGCATGAGATCAAGGCCAGCGGCCTGAACCCGGTCAGCAAGCTGGACTGGTCCGATCATATTCCGGCGGACTGGCCCGCAAAGGCGCTGGTCTGGATGTGCTCGGCAGAAGCCGATGAATATCTGGGCGAAGAGATTTCCCTGCGTGACAAGGGCATCCGCGCCCGGCTTGGTCTGTCCGCATGA
- a CDS encoding enoyl-CoA hydratase/isomerase family protein: MIALNREDGLWQVVLNRPDKANSLTEDMLRQLAGIAEEAGQDPGVRALLLTGAGNRVFSAGADLEAARAGLATSPLWERVSTAIADLPCLTIAALNGTLAGGAFGMALACDLRIAVPGARFFYPVAKLGFLPQPSDPKRMVSLMGPARTKLVLLAGQKLTTEEALGFGLIDRIVEPDTLLQVARDLATDAMAGDAANLRGIKHLITGR; the protein is encoded by the coding sequence ATGATTGCATTGAACCGCGAGGATGGTCTGTGGCAGGTGGTGCTGAACCGGCCTGACAAGGCCAACTCCCTGACCGAAGACATGTTGCGCCAACTGGCCGGGATTGCCGAAGAGGCGGGGCAGGACCCGGGTGTGCGGGCGCTGCTGCTGACCGGTGCGGGCAACCGCGTGTTCAGCGCAGGGGCCGATCTGGAAGCCGCCAGAGCCGGGCTTGCAACCTCCCCCCTGTGGGAGCGCGTTTCGACCGCGATTGCGGATTTGCCCTGCCTGACGATTGCCGCCCTGAACGGCACATTGGCCGGCGGCGCGTTCGGCATGGCGCTGGCCTGCGATCTGCGGATCGCGGTGCCCGGCGCGCGGTTTTTCTATCCGGTGGCAAAGCTGGGCTTCCTGCCGCAACCATCTGACCCCAAACGCATGGTTTCCCTGATGGGCCCGGCGCGGACCAAACTGGTGTTGCTGGCCGGGCAGAAGCTGACGACCGAGGAGGCTTTGGGGTTTGGGCTGATCGACCGGATTGTGGAACCTGACACGCTGTTGCAGGTCGCGCGGGATCTGGCCACGGATGCGATGGCCGGCGATGCGGCCAATCTGCGGGGGATAAAACACCTGATCACCGGGCGCTGA